A region of Anopheles merus strain MAF chromosome 2R, AmerM5.1, whole genome shotgun sequence DNA encodes the following proteins:
- the LOC121590738 gene encoding Kv channel-interacting protein 1 isoform X1, with product MATPPDSPIEEVVYELEPARAPKPIPVALEDLCRLTKFTRQEIRVMYRGFKTECPDGVVHEDSFKDIYAKFFPHGNSSLYAHYVFKAFDVNCNGSITFRDLLVTLSTLLRGSVYERLRWTFRLYDINGDGCISRGELGEIVLAVHELMGRRPHQPEDDRKAREQVDQVFAKLDLNQDGIITIEEFLEACLKDDVVTKSLQMFDCL from the exons ATGGCTACCCCACCGGACAGTCCGATCGAGGAGGTGGTGTACGAGCTAGAGCCTGCCCGGGCACCGAAACCGATTCCGGTCGCGCTCGAGGATCTCTGCCGGCTGACCAAGTTCACCCGCCAGGAGATACGGGTCATGTACAGAGGCTTCAAAACG GAATGCCCGGACGGGGTTGTGCACGAGGACAGCTTCAAGGATATTTATGCGAAATTTTTCCCCCACGGTA ATTCTAGCCTTTACGCACACTACGTGTTCAAAGCGTTCGATGTCAACTGCAACGGATCCATTACCTTCCGG GATCTTCTAGTGACTTTATCCACGCTACTGCGTGGTTCCGTTTACGAGCGATTGCGATGGACCTTCCGATTATACGATATCAACGGGGACGGCTGCATTAGCCGTGGCGAGCTGGGAGAAATTGTATTGGCCGTGCATGAGCTGATGGGTCGCCGTCCGCATCAACCAGAAGACGACCGGAAAGCCCGGGAACAG GTCGACCAAGTGTTTGCAAAGCTAGACTTAAACCAGGACGGCATCATCACGATCGAGGAGTTCCTGGAGGCTTGTCTGAAGGATGACGTCGTCACCAAGTCGCTGCAAATGTTTGACTGTCTTTGA
- the LOC121590738 gene encoding Kv channel-interacting protein 1 isoform X2, which translates to MATPPDSPIEEVVYELEPARAPKPIPVALEDLCRLTKFTRQEIRVMYRGFKTECPDGVVHEDSFKDIYAKFFPHDSSLYAHYVFKAFDVNCNGSITFRDLLVTLSTLLRGSVYERLRWTFRLYDINGDGCISRGELGEIVLAVHELMGRRPHQPEDDRKAREQVDQVFAKLDLNQDGIITIEEFLEACLKDDVVTKSLQMFDCL; encoded by the exons ATGGCTACCCCACCGGACAGTCCGATCGAGGAGGTGGTGTACGAGCTAGAGCCTGCCCGGGCACCGAAACCGATTCCGGTCGCGCTCGAGGATCTCTGCCGGCTGACCAAGTTCACCCGCCAGGAGATACGGGTCATGTACAGAGGCTTCAAAACG GAATGCCCGGACGGGGTTGTGCACGAGGACAGCTTCAAGGATATTTATGCGAAATTTTTCCCCCACG ATTCTAGCCTTTACGCACACTACGTGTTCAAAGCGTTCGATGTCAACTGCAACGGATCCATTACCTTCCGG GATCTTCTAGTGACTTTATCCACGCTACTGCGTGGTTCCGTTTACGAGCGATTGCGATGGACCTTCCGATTATACGATATCAACGGGGACGGCTGCATTAGCCGTGGCGAGCTGGGAGAAATTGTATTGGCCGTGCATGAGCTGATGGGTCGCCGTCCGCATCAACCAGAAGACGACCGGAAAGCCCGGGAACAG GTCGACCAAGTGTTTGCAAAGCTAGACTTAAACCAGGACGGCATCATCACGATCGAGGAGTTCCTGGAGGCTTGTCTGAAGGATGACGTCGTCACCAAGTCGCTGCAAATGTTTGACTGTCTTTGA